One stretch of Weissella koreensis KACC 15510 DNA includes these proteins:
- the asp1 gene encoding accessory Sec system glycosyltransferase Asp1: MHRRNLLFVPDYSNEMKDKSNNSIVTLFHELEDKYNLILLNIDFDLFSQARMLENNIDKDHVENFFEDTYDIDPNTYHVLNQVDLELPAEYRIIEINEHWNVLRDDGTMIYRGYYDDNHGVNYRIDEFDSSGTKLTKTSLFSDRGIKVAEILVNSEGLFDINYINYDGKVLFTKNNALDWEKEIFEGNHLLNLKNQWILDKVSEFDDNLIIAEISNHTSPVLHDLSNKVIYIVQKNVLNNLDEIAIEGLNRSNGIIVNDEDTLYQIKQKLNDGIDVIFLPEKEPNIISGTFMKYSDDYIGINFDDISNQTRMNIVNVMKDNIFKNEKLKIEFFSLKNAAENEFKGLISRVEEEGYSKEELENIRKKITFKFFANYSAMEKSFNKYKIYIDLGKKDANIARLLALHNGTPQITAVKRKYVTDRGNGYKIENESHLCEAVNYFLGNLANLNKSIYFSNNEIKKIFDPLYKLIDKNYPLENIK; encoded by the coding sequence CTATAGTAATGAAATGAAAGATAAGTCAAATAATAGTATTGTCACACTATTTCATGAATTAGAAGATAAATATAATCTGATATTACTTAATATTGACTTTGACCTATTTTCTCAAGCAAGAATGTTAGAGAATAATATCGATAAAGATCATGTAGAAAACTTTTTTGAAGATACATATGATATAGATCCTAATACATATCATGTGCTAAACCAAGTTGACTTAGAATTACCAGCGGAATATAGGATCATTGAAATTAATGAGCATTGGAATGTATTACGAGATGACGGAACGATGATTTATCGTGGCTATTATGATGATAATCATGGGGTGAATTATCGAATTGATGAATTTGATAGTTCAGGTACAAAATTAACTAAAACTTCTTTATTTAGTGATAGGGGCATTAAGGTAGCAGAAATATTAGTTAATTCAGAAGGACTATTTGATATTAATTATATAAATTATGATGGAAAGGTATTATTTACAAAAAATAATGCTTTGGATTGGGAAAAGGAAATTTTTGAGGGAAATCATTTATTGAATCTTAAAAATCAATGGATTTTAGATAAGGTATCTGAATTTGATGATAACCTAATAATTGCTGAAATCAGCAATCATACTTCTCCTGTATTACATGATTTGTCTAATAAAGTGATATATATAGTTCAAAAAAATGTTTTGAATAATTTGGATGAAATTGCTATTGAAGGATTAAATAGATCTAATGGAATTATTGTTAATGATGAAGATACATTATATCAAATTAAGCAAAAATTAAATGATGGTATTGATGTTATTTTTCTTCCTGAAAAAGAACCTAATATAATTTCAGGAACCTTCATGAAATATTCAGATGACTATATTGGTATCAATTTTGATGATATAAGTAATCAAACAAGAATGAATATTGTAAATGTTATGAAAGATAATATTTTTAAAAACGAAAAATTAAAGATTGAATTCTTTAGTTTGAAAAATGCAGCTGAAAATGAGTTTAAAGGTCTGATATCAAGAGTAGAAGAGGAAGGTTATTCAAAAGAAGAATTAGAAAATATACGAAAAAAAATTACATTTAAATTTTTCGCAAATTATTCGGCAATGGAAAAGTCTTTTAATAAGTATAAAATATATATTGATTTAGGGAAAAAAGATGCAAATATAGCTAGATTGCTGGCTTTGCACAATGGGACTCCACAGATTACCGCTGTTAAAAGAAAGTATGTAACGGATCGTGGAAATGGCTATAAAATAGAGAACGAATCTCATCTATGTGAGGCCGTTAATTACTTCTTAGGCAATTTAGCTAATTTAAATAAAAGTATATATTTTTCTAATAATGAAATTAAAAAAATATTTGATCCTCTGTATAAATTAATAGATAAAAATTATCCTTTGGAGAATATAAAATGA